A single Populus alba chromosome 7, ASM523922v2, whole genome shotgun sequence DNA region contains:
- the LOC118059610 gene encoding UDP-glycosyltransferase 74E1-like — protein sequence MQNLIDSVWLEKLMEKQERQSKSHVLALPIPAQGHINPMMQFSKRLASKGLHVTIVIFSSKVTKHTRRLGSVEVVTVDFVSYEGKLSSDDYSKQFLAAVTRKLPELVAELNNSSGHPISCLLYDSHLPWLLDTARQLGLTGASLFTQSCAVDNVYYNVHEMQLKIPPEKLLVTVSRLPALSPLEITDLPSFVQGMDSESEYSFLLNHVVGQFSNFREADWIFVNTFTTLEEEAVNWLASQRSIKPIGPLIPSFYLDRQLEDDKEYGPSLFKPNPDGCNEWLDSKETGSVVYVSFGSMAALGEEQMAEIAWGLKRSDCNFLWVVRESERKKLPSNFVEESSEKGLIVTWSPQLEVLAHKSVGCFMTHCGWNSTLEALSLGVPMVAMPHWADQPTNAKCIADVWHVGVRVKANEKGIVTEKEVEGCLREVMEGERGNKIRRNSEKWMKLAKTAVDEGGCSDKNITEFAAELARKFHETKDSEV from the exons ATGCAAAACTTAATAGACAGCGTTTGGTTAGAGAAATTAATGGAGAAGCAAGAAAGACAGAGTAAGAGTCATGTACTGGCCCTACCCATTCCTGCTCAAGGTCACATTAACCCTATGATGCAATTCTCCAAGCGCCTTGCCTCCAAAGGACTCCACGTCACAATAGTGATCTTCTCGAGCAAGGTGACCAAGCATACCCGCCGACTTGGCTCCGTCGAAGTTGTGACCGTAGATTTTGTTAGTTATGAAGGCAAGCTTTCCTCCGATGACTACTCAAAACAATTCCTAGCTGCGGTGACACGAAAATTGCCAGAACTCGTTGCAGAACTAAACAATTCTTCTGGGCATCCAATAAGTTGCCTTCTGTATGACTCCCACTTGCCTTGGCTTCTAGACACAGCTAGACAGCTTGGCCTCACTGGTGCTTCGCTCTTCACACAGTCATGTGCTGTTGACAATGTCTACTACAACGTTCATGAGATGCAGCTAAAGATTCCACCAGAGAAGTTGCTGGTAACAGTTTCACGTTTGCCAGCACTTTCACCACTAGAGATTACCGATCTACCATCATTCGTGCAAGGTATGGATTCAGAATCAGAATATTCATTTCTACTGAACCATGTGGTCGGTCAGTTTTCGAATTTCAGGGAAGCTGATTGGATCTTTGTCAACACTTTCACCACCCTGGAGGAAGAG GCGGTAAACTGGTTGGCAAGCCAAAGGTCAATAAAGCCAATAGGACCATTGATCCCATCATTTTACTTGGACAGGCAGCTGGAGGACGATAAAGAGTACGGTCCCAGCCTCTTCAAACCCAATCCGGACGGGTGCAATGAGTGGCTAGATTCAAAGGAAACTGGCTCAGTGGTTTATGTGTCATTTGGAAGCATGGCTGCACTGGGAGAGGAGCAAATGGCAGAAATTGCTTGGGGGCTAAAGAGGAGTGACTGCAACTTCTTGTGGGTAGTCAGAGAATCGGAAAGGAAAAAACTTCCAAGCAACTTTGTGGAGGAGTCATCAGAGAAGGGTCTGATTGTGACCTGGAGCCCGCAGCTAGAGGTTCTGGCGCACAAGTCTGTTGGTTGCTTCATGACTCATTGTGGGTGGAACTCAACACTCGAGGCGTTGAGCTTAGGAGTGCCAATGGTGGCAATGCCACACTGGGCTGATCAACCAACAAATGCAAAGTGCATTGCCGATGTTTGGCATGTAGGCGTTAGAGTGAAGGCAAATGAAAAGGGGATTGTCACTGAAAAAGAGGTAGAAGGGTGTCTACGGGAAGTCATGGAAGGTGAAAGAGGGAATAAGATAAGAAGGAACTCTGAGAAATGGATGAAACTAGCTAAAACAGCAGTAGATGAAGGCGGATGCTCTGATAAGAATATTACAGAATTTGCAGCAGAACTTGCAAGGAAGTTCCATGAAACCAAAGATTCAGAAGTGTGA